Below is a window of Flavobacterium sp. N2820 DNA.
AAGTGCTTTATCAAAATTTTGCTGTTCAAAATACAATTGACCTAAATATAAATAGGTGTCGGCCAAACCAAATTTATCATCAATACTTTGAAATGTTGTAATTGCATTTTGCCAATTTTCAGTCGCTTCTTTGCTGCTTTTTTCGGCTTTTTTCAATAAACCTATATTATTGTACCATTCACCTAAAGCTCTTGGATTAGGATATTTATCTAATATTTTTTTTGCTTCGTTATAATAAAAATTAGCTTTTTCAAGATTATTTTGATTCAAATAACAATTTGCCATATTGGTTAATGTTATCGAAATATTTTCATCTTTTAGTTTCGATTGAATTTTTTCAGCTTTTACAAAAAACTCTAACGCTTTAAAGTCTGATTTTTGAGATTTGTATATAACTCCAATATTGTTGTACAATTTTGCACAACGGACTTGGTCACCTAATTTTTCATATATTTTAACCGATTTCAGATAAAATTGAAGTGCTTTTGCATAATTACTTTGTTCCGATAAAACTATTCCGATACTTCCATACGATTTTGCTAATCCTGATGCGATTTCGTCTTTTGTATTTGGTGTTGGGCTTTCATTTTCGAAAATTTCTTGAGCTTGCTGAAAATAATTGGTAGCCACTTTATAATCTCCTTCGATAATTTTTGAATTCCCAAGATTTAAATACGCATTTCCTTGCGCAATTGTGTAGTTAATTTTTTTAGCTAAATCCAAAGCTTGATTCCCATACATAACCATTTTTTTTGGATCTACAACTTTATAACAATCTGAAATAGCATTTAATACATTAGCTCTATCAATATCATTTTTGGTCTTACCCAAAATCTGCATCAAACTGTCAGCAGATTTTTGTTGGGCAAAACCTAAAAAAGAGAGTAATAATATACTATAAAGAAATCTTATTTTGTTCATTCTTTGTAAATTGATAAACAAAAATAAGCTTTAGTTTTATTAAATCGTTAATGAATGAGAATTTGACGCTTTTGAATGAGAATTTGCGTACAATAGAAAACCCTTTCAAAATTTACATTTTGAAAGGGTTTCATACTAGGTACTGAAACGAGTTCAGTATAACAATAAGATTATTATCTTTTCACTTTAAAGGCATTTATTCCTGGAAAATAAGCTACATCGGCTAATTCTTCTTCAATTCTTAATAATTGATTGTATTTTGCCATACGATCAGAACGAGAAGCCGAACCAGTTTTAATTTGTCCACAGTTTAAAGCAACTGCTAAATCAGCAATCGTATTATCTTCTGTTTCTCCAGAGCGGTGACTCATAACCGAAGTGTATCCTGCATTATGTGCCATATTTACAGCTGCAATCGTTTCAGTTAAAGTTCCAATTTGGTTTACTTTAATTAAAATTGAGTTTGCAATACCTTGGCTAATTCCGCGAGATAATCTTTCAACATTTGTTACGAATAAATCATCTCCAACTAATTGTACTTTATCACCAATTTTATCTGTTAATAATTTCCAACCTTCCCAATCGTTTTCATCCATACCGTCTTCGATAGAAATAATTGGATATTTTTCTGTTAATTCAGCTAAATAAGATGCTTGTTCTTCAGAAGTTCTAATTTTTCCAGTTTCCCCTTCAAATTTAGTGTAATCATATTTTCCGTTTAAAAAAAATTCTGCTGCAGCACAATCTAAAGCAATCATTACATCTTCGCCAAAAACATAACCCGCATTGGTTACTGCTAATTTTACAGCATCTAATGCATCCTCAGTTCCTCCGGATAAATTTGGAGCAAATCCACCTTCGTCACCAACAGCAGTTGATAAATTTCTATCGTGTAATACTTTTTTAAGGTGGTGAAAAATTTCAGTTCCCATTTGCATAGCATGAGTAAAATCTTTCGCTTTAACAGGCATAATCATAAATTCTTGAAACGCAATTGGAGCATCAGAATGCGAACCACCGTTGATGATATTCATCATTGGAAGTGGCAATGTGTTTGCAGAAACACCACCAACATAACGATATAAAGGCATTCCTAATTCGTTAGCAGCCGCTTTTGCAACCGCTAAAGAAACCCCTAAAATAGCATTTGCACCTAAATTAGATTTGTTCGCTGTTCCATCTAATTCAATCATTATTTTATCGATTAAATTTTGTTCAAAAACAGACATACCCACAACCGCTTCTGCAATTTTTGTATTTACATTTTCAACAGCCTTTAAAACCCCTTTTCCCATGTATGCTTTACCACCATCACGAAGTTCAACTGCTTCATGTTCACCAGTAGAAGCACCGCTTGGAACAGCTGCACGTCCTAAAATTCCGTTTTCTGTAACTACGTCAACTTCAACTGTTGGGTTTCCACGAGAGTCTAAAATTTGTCTTGCGTGTACTTTTATGATTATACTCATTTTATATTTTTTTAGTTAGTATTTTACGAATAATAACAAATTTAAAACTTAAAATTGAACTATTTTATGAATTTCAAAAAACTTATAAACGATAACGTTTTAGTTGATTGAAGATTTAATATTATCGATAAATTGGTCAAACAAATAGCTTGAATCATGAGGTCCAGGACTAGCTTCTGGGTGATATTGCACTGAAAAACAGTTTTTAGATTTCATACGCATTCCTGCAACAGTTCCATCATTCAAGTGTTCGTGCGTTAATTCAAAGTCGGGATGTTTATCTAATTCTTCTCTCACGATAGCAAAACCGTGATTTTGAGACGTAATTTCACCTTTACCCGTAATTACATTTTTAACTGGATGATTGATTCCACGATGACCGTTGAACATTTTATAAGTTGAAATTCCATTCGCTAAACCAATGATTTGGTGACCTAAACAGATTCCGAATAATGGTTTATTTTCATGTAAAATTTGTTTTGCAACTTCTTGAGCGCTTTCTAAAGGTTCTGGATCGCCAGGACCATTAGATAAGAAATATCCGTCAGGGCTAAATGATTTCAAGTCTTCAAATGAAGCATTGTATGGGAAAACTTTGATATAGCAATCTCTCTTCGCTAAGTTTCTAAGGATATTGGTTTTAATTCCTAAATCTAAAGCTGAAATTTTATATTTAGCCGTTTCTTCACCAAAAAAATAAGGTGCTGTAGTTGAAACTTTCGAAGCTAATTCCAAACCATTCATATCTGGAACTTGTGCCAATTTTTCTTTTAATACTTCAATTGGAGTTCCATCTGTACAAATAACTGCATTCATTGCTCCGTTATCTCTAATATAACTTACCAATGCTCTTGTATCTACATCAGAAATTACGATAAGATTTTGTTTACTTAAATAATCAAATAAACTTTCAGAAGCGTCTTCGCGAGAATAATTAAAGCTAAAATTTTTACAAACCAATCCTGAAATTTTTACCGAATCAGATTCAACCTCTTTTTCATTAACACCATAATTACCAATATGCGCATTGGTTGTAACCATGATTTGCCCGAAATAAGAAGGATCTGTAAAAATTTCTTGATAACCTGTTGTTCCTGTGTTAAAGGCGACTTCACCAAAAGTTACACCTTCAATTCCGATTGATTTTCCGTGAAAAATAGTACCGTCTTTAAGAAGTAAAACGGCCTTAGAACGATTGTTGTATTTCATTGTGTTGTGTTGTTGTGGTTGCAAATTTAGTTATAAAAGTTGTTTTTTTCAACTGTTTGATTCGTAAAACCAAAAAAAAAGGATAAACTTAAAAAAGTCTATCCTTATTATTTTTACATGAATGGATTCATGATTATTCTGTAGCTTCAGTAGTTGAAGAAGTTTCAGCTGCTGGAGCTTCAGGAGTACCTTCTGCTTTTTTAGCTTTTCCACGACGAGTCGTTTTCTTAACTTCTTTTTTACCACCATTGTACAATGTGTTGAAATCTACTAATTCAATCATTGCCATATCAGCGTTATCTCCTAAACGATTACCTAACTTGATGATACGAGTGTATCCTCCTGGACGGTCACCAACTTTAGCAGCAACTTCTCTGAACAATTCAGTAACAGCATATTTATCTCTTAAATAAGCGAAAACTGTACGACGATTGTGAGTAGTATCTTCTTTTGATTTTGTAACTAATGGTTCAACAAATTGTTTTAAAGCTTTTGCTTTAGCAACAGTAGTGTTGATCCTTTTATGTTCGATTAAAGAACAAGCCATATTAGCTAACATAGCTCTTCTATGTCCTTTTTGTCTACTTAAATGATTGAATTTTTTTCCGTGTCTCATGACGTTTTTTATTTATCTTCATCTTGCATCAATCCATAAAATGGAGCGCAAAATATGAAGCAATTACTCTTTATCTAATTTATATTTAGTAAGATCCATTCCAAAAGTTAGGTTTTTATTTGCCACTAACTCATCTAATTCAGTTAATGATTTTTTACCAAAATTACGGAACTTCATTAAGTCGTTTTTGTTGAAAGAAACTAAATCACCAAGTGTATCAACTTCAGCTGCTTTTAAGCAATTTAATGCTCTAACAGATAAGTCCATATCTACTAATTTAGTTTTTAATAATTGTCTCATATGAAGAGATTCTTCATCGTAAGACTCAGTTTGAGCAATTTCATCTGCCTCAAGCGTGATTCTTTCATCAGAAAACAACATAAAGTGGTGAATCAACGTTTTAGCTGCTTCAGTTAATGCATCTTTAGGATGGATAGAACCATCAGTAATGATTTCAAAAACTAATTTTTCGTAATCCGTTTTTTGTTCCACACGGAAATTCTCAATAGTATATTTCACATTCTTTACTGGTGTGTAAATAGAATCTGTGTAAATAGTACCAATTGGAGCATTTGATTTTTTGTTCTCTTCTGCAGGAACATAACCTCTACCTTTTTCGATAGAAAGTTCCATATTTAAAGTTGTTTTGCTATCTAAATTACAGATAACTAAATCTGGATTTAAAACTTGAAAACCAGAGATGAATTTTTGAAAATCACCTGCAGTAATCTTATCTTTTCCTGAAAGAGAGATAGAAACAGATTCATTATCGATATCTTCAATTTGACGTTTGAAACGTACTTGTTTAAGATTTAAGATAATTTCTGTAACATCTTCAACCACACCAGAAATTGTAGAGAACTCATGTTCTACACCTTCAATTCTTACTGATGTAATTGCGTATCCTTCAAGAGAAGAAAGCAAAACTCTTCTAAGTGCATTACCAACAGTCAATCCATAACCAGGTTCTAAAGGTCTAAATTCAAATTTACCTTCAAAATCGGTTGAATCGATCATGATAACTTTATCGGGCTTTTGAAAATTAAATATTGCCATACTTTCGACTAAAGTCAATTATTATTTGTTATACAACTCAACGATTAGTTGTTCTTTAATATTTTCTGGAATTTGAAGTCTTTGAGGTACAGAAACGAAAGTACCTTCTTTAGTATCATTGTTCCAAGTAATCCACTCATAAACTTGAGAAGCACTAGATAAAGAACGGTCGATAGCTTCAAGAGATTTAGATTTTTCACGAACAGCTACTTTATCACCAGCTTTTAAGTGGTAAGAAGGAACGTTCACTAATTCACCGTTAACAGTAATGTGTCTGTGAACAACGATTTGACGTGCTGCTCTACGAGAAGGAGCAATACCCATTCTGTATACAACATTATCTAAACGAGCTTCACATAATTGAAGTAAAATTTCACCTGTTACTCCAGAAGCAGCAGATGCTTTTTTAAATAAATTTCTGAATTGTTTTTCAAGAATTCCGTAAGTGTACTTCGCTTTTTGCTTTTCCATTAACTGAACTGCATATTCAGATTTTTTACCTCTCTTTTTAGCTAAACCATGTTGCCCTGGAGGGTAATTTCTTTTTTCGAAGGCTTTGTCTTCTCCGAATATTGCTTCGCCAAATTTACGAGCAATCTTAGTTTTTGGACCAGTATATCTTGCCATTTTAAAAAATTAAAAAAGGTAGGAATTATGAATTCAGGTCTATATCCTTCGATAATTTTAAACCTACCTGTGTTATACTTAAATTATACTCTTCTTCTTTTCGGAGGACGACATCCGTTATGTGGCATTGGAGTTACATCAATGATTTCTGTAACTTCAACTCCAGAATTGTGAATAGATCTGATTGCAGATTCTCTTCCGTTTCCTGGTCCTTTCACATAAACTTTTACTTTCTTTAGTCCAGCTTCAAGAGCTACTTTACTACAATCTTCTGCTGCCATTTGAGCTGCATAAGGAGTATTCTTTTTAGAACCTCTAAAGCCCATTTTACCAGCTGAAGACCAAGAAATTACTTCACCTTTCTTATTGGTTAAAGAAATGATGATGTTGTTAAAAGTAGCATTAATATGCGCTTCACCCGAAGATTCAACGATAACTTTACGTTTTTTTGCAGTTGCTTTAGCCATATTATTACTTATTATTTAGTTGCTTTTTTCTTGTTAGCAACAGTTTTTCTCTTACCTTTTCTAGTTCTAGAATTGTTTTTAGTTCTTTGACCTCTTAATGGAAGTCCAGCTCTGTGACGAATACCTCTTTGACATCCGATGTCCATTAAACGTTTGATGTTTAATTGAACTTCTGAACGCAATTCTCCTTCAATTTTAAAGTATGACACCGCTTCACGGATTGCTCCGATTTCGTCGTCATTCCAATCTTGAACTTTTTTGTCTTCGCTCACTTGAGCTTTAGCTAATATATCTTTAGCTCTGCTTCTACCTATACCAAATATGTATGTTAAAGCAATGATTCCTCTTTTTTGTTTAGGTATATCTACCCCTGCAATTCTTGCCATAATTATCCTTGTCTTTGTTTAAATCTAGGATTCTTTTTGTTAATAACGTATAATCTTCCTTTTCTACGTACAATAATGCACTCGGCACTTCTTTTTTTAACTGATGCTCTTACTTTCATTTTAATAGCTTTAGTATCTATAAGTAATTCTTGCTTTAGACAAATCATAAGGGCTCATTTCAAGTTTTACCTTGTCTCCTGGTAACAATTTAATGTAATGCATACGCATTTTACCAGAGATATGAGCGATTACAATATGTCCGTTCTCTAACTCCACACGAAACATAGCATTTGACAATGCTTCAATGATTGTTCCGTCTTGTTCTATTGCTGATTGTTTTGCCATAAAAATTAAGCTACTGCTTTTCTATTTTTACCACTTTTCATCAAACCATCATAGTGTTTATTCAATAAATAAGAATTTATTTGTTGAATAGTATCTATTGCAACTCCAACCATAATTAATAAAGAAGTACCTCCATAAAAATAACCCCACGCACCCTGAACACCAAGTAAACTTACTGCTATAGCTGGGAACACAGCGATTAAAGCAAGAAATAACGAACCTGGGAAAGTTATTAATGACATTATTTTATCTAGGTAGTCTCCTGTTTCAACTCCTGGCTTAATACCTGGAATAAAACCACCACTTCTTTTTAAATCATCGGCCATTTTATTAGTTGGTACAGTAATTGCGGTGTAAAAGTACGTAAAAATTACGATTAACAAAGCAAAAACTATATTATATACCAATCCAAATGGATCATTAAACATTGATGCTAATGATACTGCGCTATCAGATTTAGATAAACCTGAAACTGCAGCTGGAATAAACATAATTGCTTGAGCAAAAATGATCGGCATTACACCTGATGCATTTAACTTCAATGGTATAAACTGTCTGTTTGCACCATTCATGTCTTGTTCAAAATCTCCAGAAACTGTACGTCTAGCATATTGTACTGGAATTCTTCTTACAGCCATTACTAATAAAATACATGCTATAATTACTAAAAACCATAAGATTAATTCGATAACAATCATCATTAAACCACCGTTTGCTTGGGCTGTTCTTGATGAATATTCTTGAATAAAAGCTTGAGGCATTCTAGCAATAATACCAACCATAATCAATAATGAAATACCGTTACCGATACCTTTATCAGTGATTTTTTCTCCTAACCACATTGCGAAAATTGTCCCTGTAACTAAGATTAGTACAGAAGAAAATAAGAATGGGAAAGAACCAGCTCCTAACATAAACGCATCACTTGGTAATGTTTTATATAAGTTATAGATATAACCAGGACCTTGAACTAAGGTAATTAAGATTGTTAACCATCTTGTAATTTGGTTAATTTTCTTTCTACCACTTTCACCATCTTTTTGCAATTTTTGTAAATATGGTACTGCGATGCCCATTAATTGAACAACGATAGAAGCTGATATATAAGGCATGATACCTAATGCAAATACAGAAGCCTGCGAAAACGCGCCTCCTGTAAATACATTAATTAACCATCCAATACCTTCATCAGTTTGATTTGTAAGATTAGTCAATTTAGTAGCATCAATTCCCGGAAGGGTTACTTGAGCACCAAAACGGTACACTAATAATAATCCAAGAGT
It encodes the following:
- the rpsK gene encoding 30S ribosomal protein S11; this translates as MAKATAKKRKVIVESSGEAHINATFNNIIISLTNKKGEVISWSSAGKMGFRGSKKNTPYAAQMAAEDCSKVALEAGLKKVKVYVKGPGNGRESAIRSIHNSGVEVTEIIDVTPMPHNGCRPPKRRRV
- a CDS encoding DNA-directed RNA polymerase subunit alpha; the protein is MAIFNFQKPDKVIMIDSTDFEGKFEFRPLEPGYGLTVGNALRRVLLSSLEGYAITSVRIEGVEHEFSTISGVVEDVTEIILNLKQVRFKRQIEDIDNESVSISLSGKDKITAGDFQKFISGFQVLNPDLVICNLDSKTTLNMELSIEKGRGYVPAEENKKSNAPIGTIYTDSIYTPVKNVKYTIENFRVEQKTDYEKLVFEIITDGSIHPKDALTEAAKTLIHHFMLFSDERITLEADEIAQTESYDEESLHMRQLLKTKLVDMDLSVRALNCLKAAEVDTLGDLVSFNKNDLMKFRNFGKKSLTELDELVANKNLTFGMDLTKYKLDKE
- the ykgO gene encoding type B 50S ribosomal protein L36, with the protein product MKVRASVKKRSAECIIVRRKGRLYVINKKNPRFKQRQG
- the rpsD gene encoding 30S ribosomal protein S4 gives rise to the protein MARYTGPKTKIARKFGEAIFGEDKAFEKRNYPPGQHGLAKKRGKKSEYAVQLMEKQKAKYTYGILEKQFRNLFKKASAASGVTGEILLQLCEARLDNVVYRMGIAPSRRAARQIVVHRHITVNGELVNVPSYHLKAGDKVAVREKSKSLEAIDRSLSSASQVYEWITWNNDTKEGTFVSVPQRLQIPENIKEQLIVELYNK
- the rpsM gene encoding 30S ribosomal protein S13: MARIAGVDIPKQKRGIIALTYIFGIGRSRAKDILAKAQVSEDKKVQDWNDDEIGAIREAVSYFKIEGELRSEVQLNIKRLMDIGCQRGIRHRAGLPLRGQRTKNNSRTRKGKRKTVANKKKATK
- the secY gene encoding preprotein translocase subunit SecY; translation: MKKFIDSFINVWKIEELKNRILLTLGLLLVYRFGAQVTLPGIDATKLTNLTNQTDEGIGWLINVFTGGAFSQASVFALGIMPYISASIVVQLMGIAVPYLQKLQKDGESGRKKINQITRWLTILITLVQGPGYIYNLYKTLPSDAFMLGAGSFPFLFSSVLILVTGTIFAMWLGEKITDKGIGNGISLLIMVGIIARMPQAFIQEYSSRTAQANGGLMMIVIELILWFLVIIACILLVMAVRRIPVQYARRTVSGDFEQDMNGANRQFIPLKLNASGVMPIIFAQAIMFIPAAVSGLSKSDSAVSLASMFNDPFGLVYNIVFALLIVIFTYFYTAITVPTNKMADDLKRSGGFIPGIKPGVETGDYLDKIMSLITFPGSLFLALIAVFPAIAVSLLGVQGAWGYFYGGTSLLIMVGVAIDTIQQINSYLLNKHYDGLMKSGKNRKAVA
- the infA gene encoding translation initiation factor IF-1 → MAKQSAIEQDGTIIEALSNAMFRVELENGHIVIAHISGKMRMHYIKLLPGDKVKLEMSPYDLSKARITYRY
- the rplQ gene encoding 50S ribosomal protein L17 is translated as MRHGKKFNHLSRQKGHRRAMLANMACSLIEHKRINTTVAKAKALKQFVEPLVTKSKEDTTHNRRTVFAYLRDKYAVTELFREVAAKVGDRPGGYTRIIKLGNRLGDNADMAMIELVDFNTLYNGGKKEVKKTTRRGKAKKAEGTPEAPAAETSSTTEATE
- the eno gene encoding phosphopyruvate hydratase, which gives rise to MSIIIKVHARQILDSRGNPTVEVDVVTENGILGRAAVPSGASTGEHEAVELRDGGKAYMGKGVLKAVENVNTKIAEAVVGMSVFEQNLIDKIMIELDGTANKSNLGANAILGVSLAVAKAAANELGMPLYRYVGGVSANTLPLPMMNIINGGSHSDAPIAFQEFMIMPVKAKDFTHAMQMGTEIFHHLKKVLHDRNLSTAVGDEGGFAPNLSGGTEDALDAVKLAVTNAGYVFGEDVMIALDCAAAEFFLNGKYDYTKFEGETGKIRTSEEQASYLAELTEKYPIISIEDGMDENDWEGWKLLTDKIGDKVQLVGDDLFVTNVERLSRGISQGIANSILIKVNQIGTLTETIAAVNMAHNAGYTSVMSHRSGETEDNTIADLAVALNCGQIKTGSASRSDRMAKYNQLLRIEEELADVAYFPGINAFKVKR
- the carA gene encoding glutamine-hydrolyzing carbamoyl-phosphate synthase small subunit, whose protein sequence is MKYNNRSKAVLLLKDGTIFHGKSIGIEGVTFGEVAFNTGTTGYQEIFTDPSYFGQIMVTTNAHIGNYGVNEKEVESDSVKISGLVCKNFSFNYSREDASESLFDYLSKQNLIVISDVDTRALVSYIRDNGAMNAVICTDGTPIEVLKEKLAQVPDMNGLELASKVSTTAPYFFGEETAKYKISALDLGIKTNILRNLAKRDCYIKVFPYNASFEDLKSFSPDGYFLSNGPGDPEPLESAQEVAKQILHENKPLFGICLGHQIIGLANGISTYKMFNGHRGINHPVKNVITGKGEITSQNHGFAIVREELDKHPDFELTHEHLNDGTVAGMRMKSKNCFSVQYHPEASPGPHDSSYLFDQFIDNIKSSIN